One region of Eupeodes corollae chromosome 1, idEupCoro1.1, whole genome shotgun sequence genomic DNA includes:
- the LOC129940210 gene encoding circadian clock-controlled protein daywake-like, whose translation MKYTVFIFIFGLLAKNSVSLEYLTEKPDYLGEACSIKNPEFSKCSIVNLQNVFDQLREGIPGLKTLPKTDPYYIKKVKLIQNNDAAKFDIELANLTAVGFGKAVIKENLVDEKDYSWKTKFFLPKLRIDGDYKVNGRLLALTLKGAGGFFIELEKADFKMLTKVVLYEKAGNTFGNVSHCKVDFKIGGLKLRLDNLFNGQTELEESMNNLLNENWMDFVEAMRPALNQMVEGILVDNMRKIFHFIPAKYFISDIPTSKQLYG comes from the exons ATGAAAtatactgtttttatttttatatttggtcTTTTGGCCAAAAACTCAGTGAGTTTGGAGTATCTTACAGAAAAAC CGGATTACCTTGGAGAAGCTTGCAGTATTAAAAATCCAGAATTCAGCAAGTGTTCGATagttaatttacaaaatgtatttgaccAATTGCGAGAAG GTATTCCTGGACTTAAAACCCTACCTAAAACCGATCCTTACTACATTAAAAAGGTAAAGCTTATACAAAACAATGATGCAGCAAAGTTTGATATTGAGTTAGCAAATCTAACAGCAGTCGGATTTGGTAAAGCTGTTATTAAAGAAAACCT TGTTGACGAAAAAGACTACAGTTGGAAGACCAAATTCTTCTTGCCCAAACTTCGTATTGATGGTGATTACAAGGTAAATGGAAGACTACTAGCACTGACATTGAAGGGTGCAGGAGGTTTTTTCATTGAATTAG aaaaagctgattttaaaatgttaaccaAAGTTGTACTTTATGAAAAAGCTGGAAATACATTTGGGAATGTAAGTCATTGTAAGGTGGATTTTAAAATTGGCGGTCTTAAATTGAGGTTAGACAACTTGTTCAATGGGCAAACTGAATTAGAGGAAAGTATGAACAATTTATTGAACGAAAATTGGATGGACTTCGTTGAAGCAATGCGACCTGCTCTAAATCAAATGGTAGAAGGGATTTTGGTTGATAATATGAGAAAAATTTTCCACTTTATACCGgcgaaatattttatttctgataTCCCAACATCGAAGCAGTTATACGGATGA